The DNA sequence tgtccaataacatctgctaaacacgtgtatgtgacggataacatctgctaaacatgtgtatgcgaccgataacatctgctaaacacgtgtatgtgtccgataacatctgcttagcacgtgcaccgataacatctgctaaacatgtgtatgtgtccgataacatctgcttagcacgtgcaccgataacatctgctaaacatgtgtatgtgtccgatagcATCTGCTATACAcgtgaatgtgaccaataacatctgctaaacacgtgtatgtgtccgataacatctgcttagcacgtgcaccgataacatctgctaaacatgtgtatgtgtccgataacatctgcttagcacgtgcaccgataacatctgctaaacatgtgtatgtgtccgataacatctgctaaacccgtttaccgataacatctgctaaacacgtgtatgtgacggataacatctgccaaacaaatgtaccgataacatctgctaaacatgtgtatgtgaccgataacatctgctaaacatgtgtatgtgtccgataacatctgcttagcacatgcaccgataacatctgctaaacatgtgtatgtgtccaataacatctgctatacacgtgtatgtgaccgataacatctgctaaacacgtgtatgtgtccgataacatgtGCTAAACACatgtaccgataacatctgataaacacgtgtatgtgtccgataacatctgctaagtacgtgtatgtgtccgataacatctgataaacacgtgtatgtgacagatGACATCTGCTTATCATgtgtaccgataacatctgataaacatgtgtccaataacatctgctaagcacgtgtatgtgtccgataccATCTGCAAAACACGtttaccgataacatctgataaacacgtgtatgtgaccgataacatctgttaaacacgtgtatgtgaccgataacatctgataaacacgtgtatgtgacggataacatctgataaacatgtgtatgtgtccgataacatctgataaacacgtgtatgtgtccgataacgtctgctaaacacgtgtatgtgtccgataacatctgataaacacgtgtatgtgtccgataacatctgatgaacacgtgtatgtgacggataacatctgctaaacaaatgtaccgataacatctgctaaacatgtgtatgtgtccgataacatctgataaacacgtgtatgtgtccgataacatctgataaacacgtgtatgtgtccaataacatctgctaaacacgtgtatgtgacggataacatctgctaaacaaatgtaccgataacatctgctaaacatgtgtatgtgaccgataacatctgctaaacacgtgtatgtgtccgataacatctgctaagcacgtgcaccgataacatctgctaaacatgtgtatgtgtccgataacatctgctaaacacgtgtaccgataacatctgctaaacatgtgtatgtgaccgataacatctgataaacaagtgtatgtgaccgataacatctgataaacacgtgtatgtgtccgataacatctgctaaacacgtgtatgtgaccgataacatctgataaacacgtgtatgtgtccgataacatctgataaacacgtgtatgtgtccgataacatctcataaacaagtgtatgtgaccgataacatctgataaacacgtgtgtgtgaccgataacatctgataaacacgtgtatgtgtccgataacatctgctaaacacgtgtatgtgtccgataacatctgataaacacgtgtatgtgtccgataacatctgataaacacgtgtatgtgaccgataacatctgataaacacgtgtatgctTCCGATAACAACTGATAAACaagtgtatgtgtccgataacatctgataaacacgtgtatgtgtccgataacatctgataaacacttgtatgtgtccgataacatctgctaaacacgtgtatgtgtccgataacatctgataaacacgtgtatgtgtccgataacatctgatgaacacgtgtatgtgacggatAACATCTTCTAAACAAAtgcaccgataacatctgctaaacatgtgtatgtgtccgataacatctgataaacacgtgtatgtgtccgataacatctgataaacacgtgtatgtgtccaataacatctgctaaacacgtgtatgtgacggataacatctgctaaacatgtgtatgcgaccgataacatctgctaaacacgtgtatgtgtccgataacatctgcttagcacgtgcaccgataacatctgctaaacatgtgtatgtgtccgataacatctgcttagcacgtgcaccgataacatctgctaaacatgtgtatgtgtccgatagcATCTGCTATACAcgtgaatgtgaccaataacatctgctaaacacgtgtatgtgtccgataacatctgcttagcacgtgcaccgataacatctgctaaacatgtgtatgtgtccgataacatctgcttagcacgtgcaccgataacatctgctaaacatgtgtatgtgtccgataacatctgctaaacccgtttaccgataacatctgctaaacacgtgtatgtgacggataacatctgccaaacaaatgtaccgataacatctgctaaacatgtgtatgtgaccgataacatctgctaaacatgtgtatgtgtccgataacatctgcttagcacatgcaccgataacatctgctaaacatgtgtatgtgtccgataacatctgctatacacgtgtatgtgaccgataacatctgctaaacacgtgtatgtgtccgataacatctgctaaacacatgtaccgataacatctgataaacacgtgtatgtgtccgataacatctgctaaatacgtgtatgtgtccgataacatctgataaacacgtgtatgtgacagatGACATCTGCTTATCATgtgtaccgataacatctgataaacatgtgtccaataacatctgctaagcacGTGTATGTGTCTGATACCATCTGCAAAACACgtgtaccgataacatctgataaacacgtgtatgtgaccgataacatctgttaaacacgtgtatgtgaccgataacatctgataaacacgtgtatgtgacggataacatctgataaacacgtgtatgtgtccgataacatctgataaacacgtgtatgtgtccgataacgtctgctaaacacgtgtatgtgtccgataacatctgataaacacgtgtatgtgtccgataacatctgataagcgcgtgtatgtgtccgataacatctgctaaacagaTGTATGTGTCCGATagcatctgataaacacgtgtatgtgtccgataacatctgatgaACGTGTATGTGTGCAAACACGTATGTGacggataacatctgctaaacaaatGTACTTtggataacatctgctaaacatgtgtatgtgaccgataacatctgataaacacgtgtatgtgtccgataacatgcTAAGCACGtgcaccgataacatctgctaaacatgtgtatgtgtccgataacatctgctaaacacgtgtaccgATAACATCTTGccaaacatgtgtatgtgaccgataacatatgtatgtgtccgataacattcGCTTATACGGACGCCGGGATAACATCACaggtatgtgtccgataacatctgctatacacgtgtatgtgaccgataacattctgttaaacacgtgtatgtgtccgataacatctgtaaacacgtgtatgtgtccgtgtGCGCACCGATAACATCTAAgcaaacatgtgtatgtgtccgataacgctatacacgtgtatgtgaccgataacatctgataaacacgtgtatgtgtccgataacatctgatgaACATATGTGACGGATAACATTCACTAAACAAATGTACCGATAACATtcgctaaacatgtgtatgtgtccgataacatctgataaacacgtgtatgtgtccgataacatctgataaacactgtatgtgtccaataacatctgctaaacacgtgtatgtgacggataacatctgctaaacaaatgtaccgataacatctgctaaacatgtgtatgtgacccgataacatctgctaaacacgtgtatgtgtccgataacatctgctacacgtgaccgataacatctgctaaacatgtgtatgtgtccgataacatctgctaaacacgtgtgccgataacatctactaaacatgtatgtgaccgataacatcttctaaacacgtgtatgtgtccgataacatctgcttagcacgtgcaccgataacatctgctaaacatgtgtatgtgtccgataacatctgctatacacgtgtatgtgaccgataacatctgctaaacacgtatgtgtccgataacatctgctaaacacgtatgtgtccgataacatctgcttagcACGTGCACCGACAATgtatctgctaaacatgtgtatgtgtccgataacatctgctatacacgtgtatgtgaccgataacatctgctaaacatgtgtatgtgtccgataacatctgcttagcACGTTCACCGATAACAtcgctaaacatgtgtatgtgtccgatagcATCTGCTATACATTagaatgtgaccaataacatctgctaaacacgtatgtgtccgataacatctgcttagcacgtgcaccgataacatctgctaaacatgtatgtgtccgataacatctgctaaacccGTGTGCCGATgtcatctgctaaacacgtgtatgtgacggataacatctgccaaacaaaaccgataacatctgctaaacatgtatgtgaccgataacatcactaaaacacgtgtatgtgtccgataacatctgcttagcacgtgcaccgataacatctgctaaacatgtatgtgtccgataacatctgctatacgtgtatgtgaccgataacatctgctaaacatgtgtatgtgaccgataacatctgctaaacatgtgtatgtgtccgataacatctgctaaacacatgtaccgataacatctgataaacacgtgtatgtgtccgataacatctgctaaacatgtgtatgtgacagataacatctgataaacgcGTGTATGTGACGATAACTTCTgataaacacatgtatgtgaccgataacatctgataaacacatgtatgtgtccgataacatctggataaacacgtgtatgtgaccgataacatctgctaaacgtgtatgtgtccgataacatctgataaacacggtATGTGTCCGTTAACATCTAAgcaaacacgtgtatgtgaccgataacatctgataaacacgtgcatgtgaccgataacatctgataaacacttGTATGTGACCGATGACATCTGGATAAACACGGtatgaccgataacatctgataaacacgtgtatgacCGATGTTTGATTTgatgaatttgatttgatcacccaTTTAAAGCACTAACACAGTCATACTCACAGAGGAGGAGTCAACCCCAGCTGAGAGTAAACAATCTCCATCTCTATCTGCAGGGCACAGTTACTGTCATGTCAGTCACTCTGTCAGCACACCAGACAATTTGGCACTCAAAAGCATGGATTTGCTTttcactttgtgtgtgtgagctgtgtctTTGGGATCAAGTCCAGGGTTCTGCTTTGCCTGCTTGCATTCTCATTAAATCCAGTGTCTCCAGGTTCTAAGAATATCCCTTCGCCAATCATTTCCTCTTCTAGATTTTCAGTCCGTTATTATGAAGGATGACGAGAGTGGAATAGATCAGTTAGAGGTAGCCTAGAAATCCTGAGAACAGAGAGCGCTTCAGAGGAGAGACAATAAAAGGAAACataaaacaggagagagagagagagagagagagagagagagagagagagagagagagagagagagagagagagagagagagagagagtgagagagggcacACTAGTTCATGTCATCTTCAATCACGTCCCCACGGAGTGCCAGCCTCCCAGCTTCTCCTCCCAGTCCCGGCTTGCCTGCAGGTGGTGTCCTGCTGTCCCCTCTCACCATGCCTGACTTTGCCTGTTGTTTTGGTCACTGGGCTCTCTGCATCCACTACTTGTGTCTGTCCGTATTGATGTGTCTAGCCATATTTCATTTGTAAATGttggcattgtgttgtgcaaTGGTGCAGTCCGTGTTGTAGAATTAGCCACTGTAACCCACCgggagtctctctgtctgtctttgaatCTCATTCATTAAAGACTGTGTGCACACACCCATTAATACAGTACAGACATGCACTTTAACAGCTGACAGGGTTGGTTAACTGCTGACGTCAGCACTCGGAGAAACCAAAAATGTCACATCGAATCATCTAAGGAGGACATGCATTTAACGAGCCTGTGATGTAACGTGACATTTCAATGGCTAGGAGAGTTTTCTTTTTAAATCAAGTCCCTGAAAAATCTATCTAAAATACCAAGCCAGGGAGCGAGAAAGTCCTTCAGTTCTGGGTACCTTATAAGTGGAGCCTGGGCCCCCCTCGATTAATTCTCATTTCTCTGTGAACGCTGTGGAGGCCTGAGTGTCTAAATGCACCTCCAGAAATAGCCTCACAGAGAAGTGGTAAATGAATATTTCAGTTGTGCTGCTGACTGTAAGCCAGGCCAGGCTGAGCCAGATGTGTTTggatttttttaatatttttcccCCAGGTGTTAACCTGGGCTTTGTTAACAGGCTTTGCACTTTCTCACCAAACACTTAATCCCTTCCTTTGCATAGGCCAACTCTGTTTTACTGCTGTTTGTTTTCTCCACTTCGTTATATATCTATTTGACATGCAACACACCTAACTGGGGAAAAATGGTTAAAGGAGAGTGAGAATGATAAAACGTTACAGAAAGAAAGGACTATAAGAAGACACAAAGCATATTCTGATACAGAATAACCTTTGAACTCACATTTTTATGGCCCTAAAAGAGGTCATTTTGATGAGGAGCTCGTCTGCTTATCAGGCTGCTGGTTTCTGTTCTTTTGTGGTAGTGAGACACATGTATTCGCAGTATATGACACATGGACCCGGCAAGTAGAACAAACCATATTTATTACACGCTATATACAGacatttacagaaatattcaATATTGACAATAGTTATGCTCCTTTTTAGGCTTAGGAATCACGTTCATGTTTATAGAGGATGTGCCTTGCTTTAAAAGATAGTTGCTTGTTAGATTGGTCACAGGTCGTAACTGTTTTTATACAACTGTTATATTACATTGTTAACTACTGTATGTTCTATGCTTATTGCTAAGAAGGCATATGGCAAACTACCGACTGTAATTATTTGCCAGCAAATAATGGCTAAATAACCATcaaattagctactttggtttaTTTCATATAAATCCATGCTGTATAcataattataaactgggtggttcgagcactgaatgctgattgactgACACCCGTGGTATATCAGAACGTATACCACAggaatgacaaaacatgtatttttactgctctaattacgttggtaaccagtttataatagcaataaggcacctcagatGTTTGTGGTGTTtggtcaatataccacagctaagggctgtatccaggcattcCGCTTTGCgtcgtgcgtaagaacagcccttagccgtggtatattttcTATATAcctcctcgtgccttattgcttaactatAAAATGGGTGGTTCGAgctcctgaatgctgattgacagccgtggtatatcagaccaatgtatatgaccaatatatatatatgaccaatataccacaactaagggctgtatccaggcattcTGCGATGCGTCGGGCATacgaacagcccttagctgtggtatattggtcatataccacaccccctcagcccttattgcttaattatatcaCAATGTAATTCAACTTCCAGCAATGTCCAGTTCAGCTccagataatgtgtgtgtgtgtgataccttTCCCTCATGCACTCCCTCACAATCCCAGTGACAGTAAAGGCATCAAGCTAGTAACCAGAAGTAGGGAAGTAGAAACACTTCCTGCGTTGGCCTGAGGTTGTTCCCTAgtactgtccttctccctctctgtagctctttcctccccctcccacttctcctcctcctcctcctccttatcccCAGGCTCTGtgccagtctcctctctgtcagccaTAGTTGGCTCAGGGGCTGATGAGTAGTCTGGTTGTGTCTTCGGTGGTGATGGCGGTGTGTCCTCGGTGGCTGTGgtggtggctgtggctgtggctgtgtgtgtggagggggctCATCAGTGCCTGGGGGAGAGCTGTCCAGTGTCTCCTTCTCTACATCAGGCTCCTCTCCAGCTCAGGGGCATCAGGCACTGTAGGAAACAATAATGAGAAATCTGTCTTCGAAACTGATTACAGGATCCCTAGCCCAAAGCAACAAATCAATCTTCACAAAGAGAGAATATCATGATCAACCACAATTGGCTCGACACTTAGGTCAGGTTGGAGAGGATGAGATGTGTTTTCCAAGACAATGGAGGTAGATAGTGAGGTAAAATACAtttgagggacaggagagggggcaGGCAGGCGGAGTTGTGGGCAGTGTTGTGTGATTGACATGTGCTGAATTCCTACCACAGAGGTTCTGGTCACATCGCGGCAGGTTGTCTGGACACTTAGAGCACCATTCACCTTCCTCATATGGTTTCTCATCATTAAAGTTACCTCTGAAATGCAAACGTAACACAGGTCAGGGGTCACTCTGTCAGGGCTGTTAGTCAGgaaccaaccctaaccctaaccccagaaTGGTATTACAATGTCTCTACAGGTAACGCTAACCCTAACGCAATCAGTGAAATGCAATGGTAAAGATTCATTATGTTAACTGAACGTCTAAGTGTAGAAATAGGAGATGAATGTGTAATTTAGTCCATGTTCTCTGGTGACATACTTACGCTGGGTAATAATTGCAGACTAGGAAGGTGGCTTTCTCAAAGGACAGCCCCTCCATGGTGTCACAGCGATGAACAGCACAGCCCACTGAGTGAGAGTCCGCCCACACCATCTGAAACATCCCCAGCAGTCTTGTATTGatgtcttcatcatcatcatcatcatcaccatcaccatgaccaccatgaccaccatcatcaccatcatcatcaccatcattaccatcatcatcaccatgaccatcatcaccatcatcatccccaccatcatcatcattaccatcactaacatcatcatcatcaccatcatcaccatcatcatcaccaccatcatcaccatcctcaccatcaacaccatcatcatcaccaacctcatcaccaccatcattaccgTCACCACCATCATCcacgtcatcatcatcatcatcactaccatcatccccatcatcatcCCCATCCTCACCATCATCATCGCCAACcgcatcaccatcatcatcaccaccatcatcaccatcatcaccatcatcataatcatcatcatcatcatcatcatcatcaccatcatcaacaccaccatcatcaccatcatcatcatcatcatcaccatcatcaccaccattattgccatcaccaccaccatcatcaccatcatcatcaccatcatcagcatcatcaccaccatcatccccatcctcaccatcatcatcaccaaccttatcaccatcatcatcaccatcatccccatcctcaccatcatcaccaccatcatcaccatcaccaccatcatcaccaccattatCGCcatcatcatctccatcatcaccatcactatcctcatcatcatcatcatcatcatcatcacccacTATCACAGGGGTTATACACACAGGAGTAAAGACATAAAGGAATATTCAACCTGTCACAGTTGTAGTACTGTGTTATAAAGTCTATTCTACTAAATACAGTAACCATTATTTCCCCCGTGTCACTCACCTGAGTAGTGTCCACACATCTTGTTATCCTGGcagctgttgttgttgtagtggtaGTCTAGGTGCTCCAGGAACCACTTCCTCCATGGCAATGTTGGGGTCAAAGAGTCCGTTGGACACAAACAGGTTC is a window from the Oncorhynchus masou masou isolate Uvic2021 unplaced genomic scaffold, UVic_Omas_1.1 unplaced_scaffold_5681, whole genome shotgun sequence genome containing:
- the LOC135536187 gene encoding acidic leucine-rich nuclear phosphoprotein 32 family member B-like, giving the protein KWDEKLKIIAEGYAVKCIWEHNPDLEELNMGENLFVSNGLFDPNIAMEEVWVMMMMMMMMRIVMVMMEMMMAIMVVMMVVMVMMVVMMDDDDYDDGDDGDDGGDDDGDAVGDDDGEDGDDDGDDGSDDDDDDVDDGGDGNDGGDEVGDDDGVDGEDGDDGGDDDGDDGDDDDVSDGNDDDGGDDDGDDGHGDDDGNDGDDDGDDGGHGGHGDGDDDDDDEDINTRLLGMFQMVWADSHSVGCAVHRCDTMEGLSFEKATFLVCNYYPAGNFNDEKPYEEGEWCSKCPDNLPRCDQNLCGRNSAHVNHTTLPTTPPACPLSCPSNVFYLTIYLHCLGKHISSSPT